A single genomic interval of Mauremys reevesii isolate NIE-2019 linkage group 24, ASM1616193v1, whole genome shotgun sequence harbors:
- the LOC120390694 gene encoding CD276 antigen-like, which yields MVPGSGRRLPLLAAWGALWGLIAAKLPVTAPLGGDVTLSCLFPSQPGMNLQHLILTWQKEQVGAEALVVHSYYYGKDQLARQDEAYRNRTQLDPEGLAWGNASVLLRGVRMQDEGVYSCHVHSELGATLETRQLRVTQTDHFLAKLTRLAGNAAGLSDCWVPLLNLCLVLIVPVLR from the exons ATGGTCCCGGGCTCCGGCCGCCGCCTGCCCCTGCTGGCCGcgtggggggcgctgtggg GGCTCATTGCAGCCAAGTTGCCCGTCACTGCTCCGTTGGGAGGAGACGTCACCCTGAGCTGCCTCTTCCCGTCTCAGCCTGGGATGAACCTCCAGCACCTGATCCTCACCTGGCAGAAGGAacaggtgggggcagaggccctggtggtTCATAGTTACTATTATGGGAAGGATCAGCTGGCGAGACAGGATGAGGCTTATAGAAACCGGACCCAGTTGGATCCagaggggctggcctgggggaacGCGTCCGTGCTGCTGAGGGGTGTCCGCATGCAGGACGAGGGCGTCTATTCCTGCCATGTTCATTCTGAGCTGGGCGCGACTTTGGAGACGAGACAACTTAGAGTGACTCAAACGGACCACTTCCTGGCCAAGCTGACCAGGCTTGCAGGAAATGCTGCAG GGCTGAGTGACTGCTGGGTCCCTTTGCTGAATCTCTGCCTGGTGCTGATCGTACCTGTTCTCAGATGA